Part of the Persephonella hydrogeniphila genome is shown below.
AATCGTGGAAACTCTTTTTAAACTTTTTGAGTATATTTCTCACTCCATTTACATCTGCATTTACAAGTCCTTTAATTGACTTAAATAATCCTCTATGTTTCCTTGCTTCAGGTGCATAGTTTTCTTTGTTAACAGCTACTTCTTTTAAGCTGTCCACACCTGAAGTATAGCTCTCATCTACTAAAATTACTTTTATTCCATATTCTTCTGCTTTATACTCTATTTGTTTTGATACTTTCCCGTGTGGTAGTAAACTAAGCATCTGATCTATTAGACTTGATAGTTTACTTTCTTTATTTTTACTTTCTTG
Proteins encoded:
- a CDS encoding zinc ribbon domain-containing protein, translated to QESKNKESKLSSLIDQMLSLLPHGKVSKQIEYKAEEYGIKVILVDESYTSGVDSLKEVAVNKENYAPEARKHRGLFKSIKGLVNADVNGVRNILKKFKKSFHDYITGLKRTIRIRVFGKLKQISDLSDQKGASSPKSIRVYGQIGVARCGDHLSGIRLSQDSNICQRQSGEPKANSLPEKPLTNFQFERPLGSNLVGA